A genomic window from Macaca thibetana thibetana isolate TM-01 chromosome 16, ASM2454274v1, whole genome shotgun sequence includes:
- the CCR7 gene encoding C-C chemokine receptor type 7, whose translation MDLGKPMKSVLVVALLVIFQVCLCQDEVTDDYIGDNTTVDYTLFESLCSKKDVRNFKAWFLPIMYSIICFVGLLGNGLVVLTYIYFKRLKTMTDTYLLNLAVADILFLLTLPFWAYSAAKSWVFGVHFCKLIFAIYKMSFFSGMLLLLCISIDRYVAIVQAVSAHRHRARVLLISKLSCVGIWILATVLSIPELLYSGLQRSSSEQAMRCSLITEHVEAFITIQVAQMVIGFLVPLLAMSFCYLVIIRTLLQARNFERNKAIKVIIAVVVVFIVFQLPYNGVVLAQTVANFNITSSTCELSKQLNIAYDVTYSLACVRCCVNPFLYAFIGVKFRNDLFKLFKDLGCLSQEQLRQWSSCRHIRRSSMSVEAETTTTFSP comes from the exons GGAAACCAATGAAAAGCGTGCTGGTGGTGGCTCTCCTTGTCATTTTCCAG GTGTGCCTGTGTCAAGATGAGGTCACGGACGATTACATCGGAGACAACACCACAGTGGACTACACTTTGTTCGAGTCTTTATGCTCCAAGAAGGACGTGCGGAACTTTAAAGCCTGGTTCCTCCCTATCATGTACTCCATCATTTGTTTCGTGGGCCTACTGGGCAACGGACTGGTCGTGCTGACCTATATCTATTTCAAGAGGCTCAAGACCATGACCGATACCTACCTGCTCAACCTGGCGGTGGCAGACATCCTCTTCCTCCTGACCCTTCCCTTCTGGGCCTACAGCGCGGCCAAGTCCTGGGTCTTCGGTGTCCACTTTTGCAAGCTCATCTTTGCCATCTACAAGATGAGCTTCTTCAGCGGCATGCTCCTACTTCTTTGCATCAGCATTGACCGCTATGTGGCCATCGTCCaggcagtctcagctcaccgccaCCGTGCCCGCGTCCTCCTCATCAGCAAGCTGTCCTGTGTGGGCATCTGGATACTAGCCACAGTGCTCTCCATCCCGGAGCTCCTGTACAGCGGCCTCCAGAGGAGCAGCAGTGAGCAAGCGATGCGATGCTCTCTCATCACAGAGCATGTGGAGGCCTTTATCACCATCCAGGTGGCCCAGATGGTGATCGGCTTTCTGGTCCCCCTGCTGGCCATGAGCTTCTGTTACCTTGTCATCATCCGCACCCTGCTCCAGGCGCGCAACTTTGAGCGCAACAAGGCCATCAAGGTGATCATTGCCGTGGTCGTGGTCTTCATCGTCTTCCAGCTGCCCTACAATGGGGTGGTCCTGGCCCAGACGGTGGCCAACTTCAACATCACCAGCAGCACCTGTGAGCTCAGTAAGCAGCTCAACATCGCCTACGACGTCACCTACAGCCTGGCCTGCGTCCGCTGCTGCGTCAACCCTTTCTTGTACGCCTTCATCGGCGTCAAGTTCCGCAACGACCTCTTCAAGCTCTTCAAGGACCTGGGCTGCCTCAGCCAGGAGCAGCTCCGGCAGTGGTCTTCCTGTCGGCACATCCGGCGCTCCTCCATGAGCGTGGAGGCCGAGACCACCACCACCTTCTCCCCATAG